A portion of the Maylandia zebra isolate NMK-2024a linkage group LG9, Mzebra_GT3a, whole genome shotgun sequence genome contains these proteins:
- the avl9 gene encoding late secretory pathway protein AVL9 homolog isoform X2 — MPDEGHDSNLLPEEWKYLPFLALPDGAHNYQEDTVYFHLPPLSGDTKCVYGVSCYRQIEAKALKVRQADVTRETVQKSVCVLSRVPLYGLLQAKLQLITHAYFEEKDFSQISILKELYDHMNSSLRGSALDGSQVYLGMSPRDLILHFRHKALIIFKLILLEKKVLFYVSPVNRLVGALMTVLSLFPGMIEHGLVDSSHYRPKSSVSEDQSLVESVSGAEEFVSVSVTDIDSSALDLGVETAQPATESSGNSSEGDNHHLKPPSRISPESSESEWETLDPSVLDEGGPQEAPSETEPELPETFDSKPGTPITVQPQAVTGQGGVTQGLVSGLEEDQYGLPLAIFTKGYLCLPYMALQQHHLLSDVTVRGFVAGATNILFRQQRHLSDAIVEVEEARIQIQDPELRKMLSLTTADLRFADYLVKHVTENRDDVFLDGTGWEGGDEWIRAQFTLYLHSLLSSALQQDSERLLADYGAPFVTAWKITHNYRVWYSNKHPGMTAVTPGHPFQGQYSVADVKLRLSHSVQNSERGKKIGNAMMTTSRSVVQTGKAVGQSVGGALTSAKTAMSTWFSTLAQPAPASTPACPEPATAVKP; from the exons ACACGGTGTATTTTCACCTGCCGCCTCTCAGTGGAGACACAAAGTGTGTCTATGGAGTGTCCTGTTATCGTCAAATAGAAGCAAAG GCCCTAAAGGTCCGGCAGGCTGATGTCACCAGGGAGACTGTTCAGAAGAGCGTCTGTGTCCTCAGTCGAGTG CCTCTCTACGGTCTGCTCCAAGCCAAACTTCAGCTCATCACACACGCCTACTTCGAGGAGAAAGACTTCTCACAGATCTCAATCTTGAAG GAACTGTACGACCACATGAACAGCTCTCTGAGGGGCTCAGCTCTGGACGGATCACAGGTTTATCTAG GGATGTCGCCGAGAGATCTAATCCTGCACTTCAGACACAAG GCTCTCATCATCTTTAAGCTCATTTTGCTGGAAAAGAAG GTCCTGTTCTATGTGTCTCCTGTCAACAGACTAGTAGGAGCTCTGATGACAGTGTTATCGCTGTTTCCAG GCATGATCGAACACGGCCTGGTGGACTCGTCCCACTACAGACCTAAGAGCAGCGTGTCAGAGGACCAGAGTTTAGTGGAGAGTGTCTCGGGTGCCGAAGAGTTCGTCTCTGTGTCTGTCACCGACATCGATAGCTCCGCCCTTGACCTCGGGGTGGAGACGGCCCAGCCTGCCACAGAATCCTCTGGGAATAGCTCAGAGGGCGACAATCACCACCTCAAGCCGCCCTCACGCATCTCTCCTGAGTCCTCCGAGAGCGAGTGGGAGACTCTGGACCCCAGCGTGCTGGACGAAGGTGGACCGCAAGAGGCACCTTCTGAGACTGAGCCAGAGCTCCCGGAAACATTTGACTCCAAACCCGGAACGCCGATCACAGTGCAGCCGCAGGCAGTCACCGGTcagggaggggtcacccagGGCCTGGTGTCAGGTCTGGAGGAGGATCAGTACGGCCTGCCACTCGCCATCTTCACTAAG GGTTACCTGTGCCTGCCCTACATGGCGCTGCAGCAGCATCACCTCCTGTCAGACGTGACGGTGCGAGGCTTTGTCGCCGGAGCAACCAACATCCTCTTCCGTCAGCAGAGGCACCTCAGTGACGCCATCGTCGAA GTGGAAGAAGCTCGTATCCAGATCCAAGACCCCGAGCTCAGAAAGATGTTGAGTCTGACCACTGCAGACCTGCGCTTCGCCGACTACTTGGTCAAACACGTGACGGAGAACCGCGACGATGTCTTCCTGGACGGGACGGGCTGGGAGGGTGGAGACGAGTGGATCAGAGCCCAGTTCACCCTCTACCTTCACTCCTTACTGTCTTCTGCATTACAGCAAG ATAGCGAGCGGCTGCTGGCAGATTACGGGGCACCTTTCGTCACAGCGTGGAAGATCACCCACAACTACCGGGTGTGGTACAGCAACAAGCACCCCGGCATGACCGCCGTCACCCCAGG ACATCCGTTCCAGGGTCAGTACAGCGTAGCCGACGTAAAGCTACGACTCTCACA CTCGGTGCAGAACAGCGAGCGAGGGAAGAAGATCGGAAACGCCATGATGACAACCAGTCGCAGTGTAGTCCAGACTGGGAAGGCAGTCG GTCAGTCAGTGGGAGGAGCATTGACCAGCGCCAAGACGGCCATGTCCACCTGGTTCTCCACATTGGCTCAGCCGGCACCAGCATCCACCCCAGCCTGTCCTGAACCTGCCACTGCAGTCAAACCGTGA